The Brenneria rubrifaciens genome has a window encoding:
- the dapA gene encoding 4-hydroxy-tetrahydrodipicolinate synthase yields the protein MFTGSIVALVTPMDAKGAVDRASLKKLIDYHVVSGTSAIVSVGTTGESATLSHDEHGDVVMATLELSDGRIPVIAGTGANATAEGISLTKRFHGTGVVGCLTVTPYYNRPTQEGLYQHFKAIAEHTDLPQILYNVPSRTGCDMLPETIARLSEIKNIVAVKEATGNLSRVSQIQEQVSEDFILLSGDDASGLDFMQLGGKGVISVTANIAAREMAELCKLAAQGNFVEARRLNQRLMPLHQKLFVEPNPIPVKWACKELGLIAADTLRLPMTPLTDSGRTVLDRALKQAGLL from the coding sequence ATGTTTACGGGAAGTATTGTTGCGCTGGTTACACCGATGGACGCCAAAGGCGCCGTCGATCGTGCGAGCCTTAAAAAACTGATTGATTATCATGTCGTTAGCGGTACATCAGCGATTGTCTCCGTCGGAACGACAGGTGAGTCCGCCACGCTCAGCCATGATGAGCATGGTGATGTGGTCATGGCCACGCTGGAACTGAGCGACGGCCGTATTCCGGTTATTGCCGGCACGGGCGCCAATGCCACCGCGGAAGGAATTTCGTTGACCAAACGCTTTCACGGCACGGGCGTCGTGGGGTGTCTGACGGTAACGCCCTATTACAACCGGCCGACTCAGGAAGGCTTGTATCAGCACTTCAAAGCGATCGCCGAGCATACCGACCTGCCGCAAATCCTGTATAACGTCCCTTCCCGTACCGGCTGCGATATGCTGCCTGAAACCATCGCGCGGTTGTCTGAAATTAAAAATATCGTTGCTGTTAAAGAAGCGACGGGGAACTTAAGCCGGGTTAGCCAGATCCAAGAGCAGGTTAGTGAAGACTTCATTCTGTTGAGCGGCGACGACGCCAGCGGTCTGGACTTCATGCAACTTGGGGGCAAAGGCGTCATTTCCGTCACGGCCAACATCGCGGCCCGTGAAATGGCTGAGCTTTGCAAACTGGCGGCGCAGGGCAATTTTGTTGAAGCGCGTCGTTTGAACCAGCGCCTGATGCCATTGCATCAAAAATTATTTGTTGAACCCAATCCTATCCCGGTGAAATGGGCCTGTAAGGAATTGGGACTCATAGCGGCTGACACGCTTCGCCTGCCGATGACGCCACTGACTGACTCCGGTCGGACGGTATTGGATCGCGCGCTGAAACAAGCGGGTTTGCTGTAA
- the bamC gene encoding outer membrane protein assembly factor BamC, with amino-acid sequence MSYSLQKSMAAKAIGISLVMLLAACSSDQRYKRQVSGDESYLTAPAQKALNAPAGIILPVQNGDYDVPQANQNGDVGKALDIRPPLQPLALLNGSRSQISGGTATLLLENSAQNSQLWPQVVRVVQDKGFTIASRQDADQTLTTDWIMWQRQDEDEQYQGRYQISVQPQGYQVAVMVKLLALQQQNNPVNDPSQRQRYVGLMLNTISEELDNQATARENARANRNAGSLDVQSGADDSGLPLLVVRGPYSAVWERLPTALSKIGMEVTDRSRPQGSVSVTYKAPGSGSWDNLGAKDPELPNGDYKLQVGDLGNRSSLQFIDSKGRTLSQSQNDALVAVFQAAFTK; translated from the coding sequence ATGAGTTATTCATTACAAAAGTCGATGGCGGCAAAAGCAATTGGCATATCGTTAGTAATGCTGTTGGCCGCGTGTTCCAGCGATCAGCGCTATAAGCGCCAGGTGAGTGGCGATGAGTCTTATCTGACGGCGCCGGCGCAAAAAGCGCTGAATGCGCCAGCCGGTATTATTTTACCGGTACAGAACGGCGATTATGACGTACCGCAGGCAAATCAGAATGGCGATGTAGGCAAAGCGCTGGACATTCGTCCCCCCTTGCAACCATTGGCTTTGTTAAATGGTTCCCGTTCCCAGATTTCGGGTGGCACGGCAACGCTGTTATTAGAAAACAGTGCGCAGAACAGCCAGCTTTGGCCTCAGGTGGTGCGCGTCGTGCAGGATAAAGGCTTCACGATCGCCAGTCGTCAGGACGCCGATCAGACACTGACGACGGACTGGATCATGTGGCAGCGCCAGGATGAGGATGAGCAGTATCAGGGGCGTTATCAGATCTCGGTTCAGCCGCAAGGCTATCAGGTCGCGGTGATGGTCAAACTACTGGCATTGCAGCAGCAAAATAATCCGGTCAATGATCCATCCCAGCGCCAGCGTTATGTTGGGCTAATGCTGAATACTATCAGTGAAGAGTTGGACAATCAGGCAACCGCCCGTGAAAACGCGCGGGCAAACCGTAACGCGGGTTCGCTGGATGTGCAGAGCGGAGCGGATGATTCGGGCCTGCCATTGCTGGTGGTGCGCGGTCCTTATTCCGCAGTGTGGGAGCGTTTACCCACCGCCCTGAGCAAAATTGGCATGGAGGTTACCGATCGCAGTCGTCCTCAGGGATCGGTGTCCGTCACTTATAAAGCGCCGGGCAGCGGTTCGTGGGATAATTTAGGCGCGAAAGATCCTGAATTACCCAACGGCGATTATAAATTGCAGGTCGGCGATTTGGGTAACCGTAGCAGTCTACAGTTTATTGACTCCAAAGGACGTACCCTGAGTCAGTCGCAGAACGATGCGCTGGTGGCCGTGTTCCAGGCGGCATTCACTAAGTAA
- the purC gene encoding phosphoribosylaminoimidazolesuccinocarboxamide synthase: MQKLAELYRGKAKTVYATEDPDLLVLEFRNDTSAGDGARIEQFDRKGMVNNKFNHFIMSKLEEAGIPTQMVSLLSDTEVLVKKLDMVPVECVVRNRAAGSLVKRLGIEEGIELSPPLFDLFLKNDAMHDPMVNESYCKTFGWVNEENLARMKELSYKANDVLSKLFGDAGLILVDFKLEFGLFKGEVVLGDEFSPDGSRLWDTATLNKMDKDRFRQSLGGVIEAYEEVARRIGVKLD, from the coding sequence ATGCAAAAGCTAGCTGAGTTGTATCGTGGGAAGGCGAAAACTGTCTACGCCACCGAAGATCCTGATCTGCTGGTGCTGGAGTTTCGCAATGATACGTCAGCAGGGGATGGTGCTCGCATTGAGCAGTTTGATCGTAAAGGAATGGTGAATAACAAGTTCAATCATTTCATCATGAGCAAACTGGAAGAAGCCGGCATCCCGACGCAGATGGTGAGCCTGCTCTCCGATACCGAAGTGCTGGTAAAAAAACTGGACATGGTGCCGGTAGAGTGTGTGGTGCGTAACCGTGCCGCCGGGTCGCTGGTAAAACGTCTGGGTATCGAAGAAGGTATTGAACTGAGTCCGCCGCTGTTTGACCTGTTCCTGAAAAACGACGCCATGCACGATCCCATGGTGAACGAGTCTTACTGCAAGACATTCGGCTGGGTGAATGAAGAGAATCTGGCTCGCATGAAAGAATTGAGTTATAAGGCGAATGACGTGCTGAGCAAACTGTTTGGCGACGCAGGCCTGATTCTGGTCGATTTCAAACTGGAGTTCGGTTTGTTTAAGGGCGAAGTGGTGCTGGGCGATGAGTTCTCTCCCGATGGTAGTCGCCTGTGGGATACAGCGACGCTGAATAAAATGGACAAAGATCGCTTCCGCCAGAGCCTCGGCGGGGTGATTGAGGCTTACGAAGAAGTTGCGCGCCGTATTGGTGTAAAACTGGACTAG
- a CDS encoding amino acid deaminase → MSYADKGMARVGDNLLKQVSLPALVLHQRALNHNLRWMQNYANQHRAQLAPHGKTTMAPALFQRQLAHGAWGITLATAVQSSVAYDHGVRRILMANQLVGEPNMAIIAGLLEQGGLEFHCLVENPDNVRALGDYFGAQGQQLNVMLEIGVPHGRCGCRTGRQIQAVLDVIDASPALVLTGIEGYEGVIHGEQPESAIRDFAAYLVDTAVSLQAQGKFGVSHPYVTASGSAWYDLIASEFARLRANTQFVPLLRPGCYLVHDHGLYKVAQAGVLHRHPEMDSALQPAMEVWAHVQSLPEAGCAIIALGKRDIAFDAGYPEPLRHYPIGEGDRAAVVFGPDYHITAMMDQHAFLRIPAEHGLRVGDIIAFGASHPCLTFDKWRQIGLVDDELNVIEIMPTFF, encoded by the coding sequence ATGTCCTATGCTGATAAAGGCATGGCCCGCGTTGGAGATAACCTGCTGAAACAGGTTAGCCTGCCTGCGCTGGTACTGCATCAACGGGCGCTGAATCATAATCTGCGCTGGATGCAGAATTATGCTAACCAACATCGGGCGCAACTGGCGCCACACGGAAAAACCACCATGGCCCCGGCGCTTTTTCAGCGCCAGTTAGCACATGGGGCGTGGGGGATTACGCTGGCGACGGCGGTACAAAGCTCAGTAGCTTATGATCACGGCGTGCGGCGAATTTTAATGGCCAATCAGTTGGTCGGCGAACCCAATATGGCGATTATCGCCGGGCTGCTGGAGCAGGGCGGGCTGGAGTTTCATTGTCTGGTGGAAAACCCGGACAACGTGCGGGCGCTGGGGGATTATTTTGGCGCTCAGGGACAACAGTTGAACGTGATGCTGGAAATTGGCGTGCCGCATGGTCGCTGCGGTTGTCGAACCGGGCGACAGATTCAGGCGGTGCTGGACGTTATCGATGCATCACCCGCGCTGGTGTTGACGGGAATAGAAGGCTACGAAGGGGTGATCCACGGCGAGCAACCGGAAAGCGCGATCCGGGATTTTGCCGCCTATCTGGTGGATACCGCCGTGTCGCTACAGGCGCAGGGAAAATTTGGCGTCAGCCATCCCTATGTCACCGCGTCTGGGTCAGCCTGGTACGATCTGATTGCCAGCGAGTTTGCGCGTTTGCGGGCGAATACGCAGTTCGTTCCGTTGTTGCGGCCGGGGTGTTATCTGGTTCACGATCATGGATTGTATAAAGTGGCGCAGGCCGGCGTATTGCATCGTCACCCGGAGATGGATAGCGCATTGCAGCCAGCGATGGAAGTGTGGGCGCATGTGCAATCTCTGCCGGAAGCGGGATGCGCCATTATCGCGCTGGGTAAACGAGATATCGCCTTTGACGCCGGGTATCCCGAACCGCTGCGTCACTATCCCATAGGCGAGGGCGATCGTGCTGCAGTGGTATTCGGGCCGGATTACCACATCACGGCAATGATGGATCAGCACGCTTTTTTGCGAATTCCGGCGGAACATGGTCTGCGTGTTGGCGATATTATCGCGTTTGGCGCTTCTCATCCCTGCCTGACGTTTGATAAATGGCGCCAGATCGGTCTGGTGGATGATGAGTTAAACGTGATCGAGATTATGCCGACATTTTTCTGA
- a CDS encoding DUF441 domain-containing protein, with the protein MAYFDPTLLILLALAGLGVISHNMTVTLAILILLIVRITPLNLYFPWVEKYGLSIGIVILTVGVMAPIASGKITASEVMQSFLHWKSLLAILIGVAVSWLGGRGVSLMSHQPSVVAGLLVGTVMGVALFRGIPVGPLIAAGLLSLLIGKT; encoded by the coding sequence ATGGCCTATTTTGATCCAACGTTGTTAATTTTACTGGCGCTGGCCGGGCTTGGCGTCATCAGCCATAACATGACGGTTACGCTGGCCATCCTGATTTTACTGATCGTGCGGATTACGCCGCTGAATCTTTATTTCCCGTGGGTGGAGAAATACGGCCTGAGTATTGGCATCGTCATTCTTACTGTTGGCGTCATGGCCCCTATCGCCAGCGGAAAGATTACCGCCAGCGAGGTGATGCAATCGTTTCTGCACTGGAAATCGCTGCTGGCGATTTTGATCGGCGTGGCGGTGTCGTGGCTGGGCGGGCGTGGTGTTTCCCTGATGAGCCATCAGCCCTCCGTGGTGGCGGGCCTGCTGGTCGGCACGGTGATGGGCGTCGCCCTGTTCCGTGGGATCCCCGTCGGGCCGTTGATTGCCGCCGGCCTGCTTTCCCTGCTGATTGGCAAAACCTGA
- a CDS encoding tRNA(Met) cytidine acetyltransferase TmcA: MSCDFIRSQYQQQCYGVRRLLTISGEADWSARQALALSALSQEEWLWISDRAPDGVTALPAGKVRTLLGRERGHVVFDARRGLDVEALAMLAGTLKAGSHLLLLVPPWREWPDLPDEDSLRWSEQPQPIATPHFVVHFQRQLLADDEVTIWRQGQELVIRPLASRPHWRPASGEPTARQQHILAQLCAARRGVYVITAPRGRGKSSLAGMLTQRCAGPCWITAPSRSATDVLQRYARSDARFWAPDALLEYCRLNPLPQIDWLLIDEAAAIPSFVLNALLKYFPRILMTTTVQGYEGTGRGFLLKFCAALPRWQAFTLDEPLRWANHDPLERVLDHALLFAEPPSFNMPLALTEKALPAREIREERADDWLRQPQRMQQCYALLCSAHYRTSPLDLRRLLDAPGMHVYSAGVSGDISGILWMVDEGGVSPELAHEIWAGRRRPRGNLVAQSLAAHGGQWTAPMLRSRRISRIAIAAVYRRQGIGQALIGHGKLTAQSQALDYLSVSFGYQPDLWAFWQACGFQLVRVGSHLEASSGCYSAMALLPLSAAGRQLTGQGVKQLARDWFWLRRLIPLDLPLPLNEGAELDEEDWRTLAGFAFASRPMESCYAALCRLVSHSRLALPALRLLVEKQLDKELFVATLRVPGKKALLRQWREETATALRDSDLPACRHWRNWVRNERRCGDGAD, encoded by the coding sequence ATGTCCTGTGATTTTATCCGCAGTCAATACCAGCAGCAATGCTATGGCGTTCGCCGTCTTCTGACCATCAGCGGGGAAGCGGACTGGAGTGCGCGGCAGGCTTTGGCGCTCAGCGCCTTGTCGCAGGAGGAGTGGTTGTGGATCAGCGATCGTGCGCCGGATGGCGTGACCGCATTACCTGCCGGTAAAGTCAGAACACTACTCGGGCGTGAACGCGGTCATGTGGTCTTTGACGCCCGACGGGGACTGGATGTTGAGGCGCTGGCGATGCTGGCAGGGACGCTAAAGGCAGGAAGCCATCTGCTGTTGCTGGTTCCGCCGTGGCGGGAATGGCCGGATTTGCCCGATGAGGATAGCCTGCGCTGGAGTGAACAACCACAGCCGATCGCTACGCCGCACTTTGTTGTTCATTTCCAGCGGCAATTGCTTGCCGATGATGAGGTGACTATCTGGCGCCAGGGACAAGAGTTGGTCATCAGACCGCTGGCTTCACGTCCCCATTGGCGGCCCGCCAGCGGGGAACCTACCGCCCGGCAGCAACATATTCTGGCCCAGTTGTGCGCTGCCCGGCGGGGCGTCTATGTGATCACCGCGCCGCGCGGACGTGGAAAATCGTCGTTGGCGGGCATGTTGACGCAACGCTGCGCCGGGCCTTGCTGGATAACGGCGCCATCCCGTTCCGCGACGGATGTGCTGCAACGCTACGCCCGTAGTGACGCACGGTTCTGGGCGCCGGATGCGCTGCTTGAATATTGCCGCCTTAATCCGCTACCGCAAATTGACTGGCTGTTGATTGATGAAGCCGCCGCGATCCCGTCTTTCGTTCTGAACGCGCTGCTCAAATATTTTCCGCGCATCCTTATGACGACCACGGTGCAAGGATATGAAGGCACCGGGCGCGGGTTTTTGCTGAAGTTTTGTGCGGCGTTGCCGCGGTGGCAGGCATTTACCCTGGATGAACCCTTGCGCTGGGCTAATCACGATCCGCTGGAGCGCGTGCTGGACCATGCGCTGCTGTTTGCCGAACCGCCATCGTTTAACATGCCTTTGGCGCTGACGGAAAAGGCGTTACCGGCGCGTGAGATCCGGGAGGAAAGGGCTGATGACTGGCTGCGTCAGCCGCAACGGATGCAACAATGTTATGCGCTGTTGTGCAGTGCGCATTATCGTACCTCGCCGCTCGATTTACGCCGCCTGCTGGATGCGCCCGGTATGCATGTCTATAGCGCCGGCGTATCGGGTGACATAAGTGGCATTCTGTGGATGGTGGACGAAGGGGGGGTATCCCCCGAACTGGCACATGAGATATGGGCCGGACGGCGCCGTCCGCGTGGCAATCTGGTGGCGCAATCTCTGGCGGCCCACGGTGGGCAATGGACTGCGCCGATGCTCCGCTCGCGGCGTATCAGCCGTATTGCAATCGCCGCCGTTTACCGGCGGCAGGGTATCGGGCAGGCCCTGATCGGGCATGGGAAACTGACGGCGCAATCACAGGCGTTGGATTATCTGTCGGTGAGTTTTGGTTATCAGCCGGATCTGTGGGCGTTCTGGCAAGCCTGTGGTTTTCAACTGGTGCGCGTTGGCAGCCATCTTGAGGCCAGCAGCGGCTGTTACAGTGCGATGGCGCTACTGCCATTAAGCGCGGCGGGGCGGCAATTGACAGGACAAGGCGTGAAGCAACTGGCGCGGGATTGGTTCTGGCTGCGTCGCCTTATTCCGCTGGATTTGCCATTGCCGCTGAATGAAGGCGCCGAGCTGGATGAAGAGGACTGGCGCACGCTGGCAGGGTTCGCTTTTGCCAGCCGGCCGATGGAATCGTGTTATGCGGCGCTGTGCCGATTGGTTTCTCATTCCCGGTTAGCGTTGCCGGCATTGCGCCTGCTGGTTGAAAAACAACTCGATAAGGAACTGTTCGTAGCAACGCTCCGAGTGCCGGGGAAAAAGGCGCTGCTGCGGCAATGGCGCGAGGAAACCGCCACCGCGTTGCGCGATAGCGATTTGCCTGCCTGCCGGCATTGGCGGAATTGGGTGCGAAATGAAAGACGCTGCGGGGATGGGGCGGATTAG
- a CDS encoding YpfN family protein, protein MAWLADYWWIILIILIGMLINGIKELRNVDHTGFLLNKPKLPPHRDNNDKWDDEEDDGPQKKP, encoded by the coding sequence ATGGCATGGCTGGCTGATTACTGGTGGATAATCCTGATTATCCTGATAGGTATGTTGATCAACGGTATTAAAGAACTGCGCAATGTTGATCACACTGGCTTTCTGCTCAACAAACCGAAACTCCCGCCTCATCGTGACAATAACGATAAATGGGATGACGAAGAGGATGACGGGCCGCAGAAAAAACCCTGA
- a CDS encoding M15 family metallopeptidase, which yields MMTHAMLTGKSDTHLTTLSGHHRLHPETILAFQAMQRAAAQQGFALQPASTFRDFERQRLIWNGKFRGERPVLGNDGKPLNVLTLSEGERCQAILRWSAMPGASRHHWGSDLDIYDPTLLPEGEKLRLEPWEFEAGGYFAPLNAWLSQHMHEYGFYRPYAHDLGGVAAELWHISYYPLAQYAEGQLTSDIIRSAWQGEDIAGSDWLCEHLPYLFTRFIHNVDGA from the coding sequence ATGATGACGCATGCCATGTTAACCGGTAAAAGCGACACGCATCTGACCACATTAAGTGGCCATCATCGTCTGCATCCTGAAACCATCCTCGCATTTCAGGCGATGCAGCGCGCCGCAGCCCAGCAGGGGTTTGCTTTGCAACCCGCCAGTACCTTTCGTGACTTTGAGCGCCAGCGCTTGATCTGGAATGGAAAATTCAGAGGGGAACGCCCGGTGCTGGGGAACGATGGCAAGCCACTAAACGTCCTGACGCTGAGCGAAGGCGAGCGCTGCCAGGCGATTTTACGCTGGTCTGCCATGCCTGGGGCCAGCCGGCACCACTGGGGCAGCGATCTGGATATTTATGATCCGACGTTATTGCCCGAAGGAGAAAAATTGCGGCTGGAACCCTGGGAATTCGAGGCCGGCGGTTACTTTGCGCCCCTCAATGCCTGGCTGAGTCAGCATATGCACGAGTACGGGTTTTATCGTCCCTATGCTCACGATCTCGGCGGCGTCGCGGCAGAACTCTGGCACATCAGCTACTATCCATTAGCGCAGTATGCGGAAGGGCAGCTTACGTCTGACATTATTCGTTCCGCCTGGCAAGGTGAGGATATCGCCGGTTCCGACTGGTTATGCGAACACCTGCCGTATCTGTTTACCCGCTTTATTCATAATGTTGATGGAGCTTAA
- the dapE gene encoding succinyl-diaminopimelate desuccinylase, producing the protein MSCPVIELAQQLIKRPSLSPNDEGCQALMIERLHANGFTIEPMNFGDTQNFWAWRGTGKTLAFAGHTDVVPSGDESRWQFPPFEPTIRDGMLYGRGAADMKGSLAAMVIAAERFVAANPEHQGRLAFLITSDEEASCVNGTVKVVEALMARNERLDYCLVGEPSSTAVVGDVVKNGRRGSITANLQVQGVQGHVAYPHLADNPVHRAIPALNELVATEWDQGNEFFPPTSMQIANIQAGTGSNNVIPGELSVQFNFRFSTELTDERIKQRVAELFDRHQLNYTIDWYLSGQPFLTPCGELIDAVVNAVEHYNEVTPMLLTNGGTSDGRFIACMGAQVVELGPVNATIHKVDECVSAADLQLLSRMYQRVMEQLIA; encoded by the coding sequence GTGTCTTGTCCGGTCATCGAACTCGCTCAACAGTTGATTAAACGCCCTTCCCTCAGTCCAAATGATGAAGGCTGTCAGGCACTCATGATTGAACGTCTGCACGCCAACGGTTTCACCATCGAACCCATGAACTTCGGCGATACGCAGAATTTCTGGGCATGGCGCGGAACCGGGAAAACCCTCGCGTTTGCCGGACATACCGATGTGGTGCCCAGCGGTGACGAAAGCCGCTGGCAGTTCCCTCCTTTTGAACCCACCATCCGCGACGGCATGTTATATGGGCGCGGCGCGGCGGACATGAAAGGGTCGCTGGCCGCAATGGTGATTGCGGCTGAACGGTTTGTTGCCGCCAATCCCGAGCACCAGGGACGTTTAGCCTTTCTGATCACCTCGGATGAAGAAGCCAGTTGCGTTAATGGCACGGTCAAAGTGGTGGAGGCGCTGATGGCGCGTAACGAGCGGCTGGATTATTGTCTGGTCGGAGAACCTTCCAGCACCGCGGTGGTGGGTGACGTGGTAAAAAACGGCCGTCGTGGTTCCATCACCGCCAATTTGCAGGTTCAGGGCGTGCAGGGACATGTCGCCTACCCGCATCTGGCGGATAATCCGGTACACCGCGCCATACCCGCGCTGAATGAACTGGTCGCGACAGAGTGGGATCAGGGAAATGAATTCTTCCCGCCCACCAGCATGCAAATCGCCAACATTCAGGCAGGAACCGGCAGCAATAACGTCATTCCGGGGGAATTATCGGTACAGTTCAATTTCCGTTTCAGTACGGAACTGACGGATGAACGCATCAAACAACGCGTTGCCGAACTGTTTGATCGCCACCAGTTGAATTACACTATCGATTGGTATCTTTCCGGTCAGCCCTTTCTGACGCCCTGTGGCGAACTGATTGACGCTGTGGTTAACGCCGTTGAACATTACAATGAAGTGACACCCATGTTGCTGACCAACGGCGGCACATCCGACGGACGCTTCATCGCCTGCATGGGGGCGCAGGTGGTCGAACTCGGCCCGGTCAACGCCACCATCCACAAAGTGGACGAATGCGTCAGCGCGGCGGACTTACAGTTGTTAAGCCGAATGTATCAGCGCGTTATGGAGCAATTAATCGCATGA
- a CDS encoding ArsC family reductase: MTLTMYGIKNCDTIKKARRWLEEQHIDYRFHDYRADGLDAQHLQHFINLIGWQPLINTRGITWRKLSEEQRNLINSHTDQSAAAAKALMLAHPAVIKRPLLVTENEKTLLGFSADSYEKFIAENK; this comes from the coding sequence ATGACGCTGACCATGTACGGCATCAAAAACTGCGACACGATAAAAAAAGCCCGCCGCTGGCTGGAAGAGCAACACATCGATTACCGCTTTCATGACTATCGAGCAGACGGACTGGACGCACAACACCTGCAACATTTTATTAATCTGATCGGCTGGCAGCCGCTTATCAACACGCGCGGAATAACATGGCGTAAACTGAGCGAGGAGCAGCGAAACCTCATCAATAGCCATACCGACCAGAGCGCCGCGGCAGCGAAAGCCCTGATGCTCGCACATCCCGCCGTGATCAAGCGCCCTTTGTTAGTGACAGAAAATGAGAAAACGCTGCTTGGTTTCAGTGCCGATAGCTATGAGAAATTTATTGCGGAGAACAAATAA
- the ypfM gene encoding protein YpfM has product MIEVEVGHWKDFIEAMLRK; this is encoded by the coding sequence ATGATAGAAGTAGAAGTGGGTCATTGGAAAGATTTTATCGAAGCGATGTTACGTAAATAA
- a CDS encoding ABC transporter ATP-binding protein gives MSDATLLLNNVYVAYGQPPHCHHVLNGFSMKIAAGELACLLGASGCGKTTVLRTIAGFEHLSQGGIHVGGNCVAGPGIHLPPEKRKVGMVFQDYALFPHLTAAQNIAFGLRKLPKDVQQTRVRAMLDLIELNKLAQRYPHELSGGQQQRIALARAMAPEPAVLLMDEPLSSLDPDNRKRLGQEVRDILHAAGQTALLVTHSEQEAEMMATHIGYLKEGYLQTQEKVHGE, from the coding sequence TTGTCTGACGCCACCCTGCTTCTGAACAACGTGTATGTAGCTTATGGACAGCCCCCCCACTGTCATCATGTTCTCAACGGATTTTCCATGAAGATAGCCGCGGGCGAACTGGCATGTCTGCTAGGCGCTTCCGGCTGCGGTAAAACGACGGTATTGCGCACCATTGCCGGCTTCGAGCATTTATCGCAAGGCGGCATTCATGTCGGCGGAAACTGCGTAGCCGGGCCGGGCATTCATCTGCCCCCCGAGAAAAGAAAAGTGGGGATGGTTTTTCAAGATTATGCTTTATTCCCTCATCTCACCGCCGCACAGAACATCGCCTTCGGCCTGCGAAAACTGCCGAAAGATGTTCAGCAAACACGGGTCCGGGCGATGCTCGACCTGATAGAGCTGAACAAACTGGCGCAGCGCTACCCACATGAGCTATCGGGAGGACAACAACAGCGCATCGCGTTGGCCAGGGCGATGGCGCCGGAACCTGCCGTGCTGCTCATGGATGAGCCGTTGTCCAGCCTCGACCCCGACAACCGCAAACGTCTAGGGCAAGAGGTGCGCGATATTTTGCATGCGGCAGGCCAAACCGCGCTGCTGGTTACACACAGCGAGCAGGAAGCCGAGATGATGGCCACACACATTGGTTATCTGAAAGAGGGCTATCTTCAGACACAGGAAAAGGTACACGGAGAATAA